In the genome of Sulfurimonas autotrophica DSM 16294, the window GGCAGAGATTATAAAAATGTGCCTTATCTGGTAAAACTCAATTCTAAAACAAACCTCATACCATATGATAAACAAGACCCTTATTCTCAAAGTTGGATAAGTGTAGGTGATGTAGTAAACTTCGCCAAAGAGAGCGGACTTGACATCAAAGGTGTGGGCTATACACTTTATCTTGGGGGTGAACATGAGCATTCTATGCTGAGTGAAGCTGCAAAAATAGTACATGAAGCCCATAAAAACGGACTATTGGCGGTTCTTTGGATTTATCCAAAAGGTAAATTTGTAAAAGATGAGCATGATGGGCATCTCATAGCAGGTGCAGCAGGTGTCGGTGCGGCTTTGGGTGCTGATTTTGTAAAACTTAAAGTTCCCTATGACAAAGAAGGCAAATTTGACTCAAAACTTTTGCGTGAAGCAACAATGGCGGCAGGAAGAACAGGCATGTTGTGTGAAGGCGGCGCAAAGATAGATGAAAAAGTGTTTTTGACAGAGTTGTATGCACAGATACACAAAGGCGGTAGCCGTGGAAACGGCACAGGACGAAATATCCATCAGCGACCGCTTAAAGAAGCTGTAAAAATGGCAAATGCCATATATGCCATCACATCAGAAAATGCTACTGTAAAAGAAGCATTAAAACTGCTAAAGTAAGGTTGCATTATGAAAATACATTATGACTTGATAGTAATCGGGGCAGGACCGGCCGGGACTCCTGCAGCTATGACAGCTGCACAGTTTGGTGCAAAAGTTTTACTTGTTGATAAAAGAGATGCTCCCGGCGGCGAGTGCCTTTTTGAGGGATGTATTCCTTCGAAAGTATTGGAAAATGCAGCAAATAATTATTGGAGAGTTATAAGCTCTAAGAAGTTTCATATCCAAAATACAAATACGGCGCAAATTCATTGGGAAGCAGTTATACAAGATAAAGACGAAATACTTAAAAAACGTTCTCAGGGTGCGATGCAGGTAATAAAAAAACTTCCTACACTTGATTTTAAACAAGGCACTGCAAAATTTACAGATGCCCATACGCTCAACATAGATGGAGAGTTTTTTTCTTTTGACAAAGCTCTTATTGCAACAGGCGGAAAAACTACAATTCCTCCTTTGAAAGGAAACGGTGTTGATAAAATTTGGACAAACAAAGATGTGTTTTTTGAAAAAGAGTTGCCAAAAGAGTTGCTATTTATAGGTGCCGGAGCTATCAGCTGTGAACTGACACAGATGTTTAATAAGCTTGGTGTGAAGTGTCATATTTTAGAACGTAGTGAACGAATATTGAGACATCTTCCTTCAGAAGCTGCCCTTACAGTACAAAATAAAATGATTGAAAATGGGGTCACCGTTGATTTACATGTAGATTTACAAAAGATTGATTATGAAAATGACAAATTTATTGTTACATTTATGCAAGAGGGCAAAGAACGCATCTTAGAATGTAAACATGTGCTTATGGCAACCGGTCGCGGTGCAAATGTTGATGGACTTGAACTTGAAAATGCAAATGTGGAGTATAACAAAGGCGGAGTAGTCGTCAATAAACAACTGCAATCATCACAAGCACATATCTATGCTTGCGGCGATTGTGTGCCGGGTCCAAAATTTGCACATACCGCAACGTATGAAGCAGGTATAGTTGTGCATAATATGTTTGCACCGAGTTCACATTTTGTAAATTATGATAAAAATTCATGGGTACTCTTTAGTGATCCTCAAATCGGTATTGCCGGCATAAATGAACAACAGGCACATGAGAGAGGATTAGATGTAGATATCGCAACTTATGATTATTCACAAGATGCAAGAAGCCAGATAGACAAAAGCACAGAGGGATTTGTGAAATTTATTATAGATAAAAAATCGAAAGTTATTATAGGCATAGAGATTGTCAGCGAAGATGCAGCTTCGCTTCTAGGCGAAGCTGCTTTAATAGTGGCTAATGAAATGAACAGTATGGATATTATGAAAGCCATCCATCCGCATCCGACATTAACAGAAAGCTTTGGTAAATTGGCACAACAGATATTTTTCAAATCTATGATGCAAAGAAACAGATGATAAAACATGTCAAATTCAATAATTAAAAGTCTTAGAAGCTTTTGATTTATGAAGAAATCATATTGTGGCTGTTTCTCTCTTTTTTAGTGCCAGACTCCTTCAAGCGAGTAGCCGCAATGCGGACAGGTTCCATTCTCATCAAGTTCATTGGTGACGTATTGTCCGATTTGCCCTTGTCGGTCGATTACTCTTTCACCACATTGAGGACAGTAAGTTGATTCATAATCTTCATCCGCGATATTGCCTACATAAATATACTTTAGACCTTCTTCTTTACCTATTTTGTAAGCTCTACGCAGTGTTGATAACGGTGTAGAAGGAACATCCAGCATTTTATACATGGGATGAAAGGCAGAGAGGTGCCATGGCATTGTCGGATCGACCTCTGCTATAAATTTAGCAATATTCCTTATTTCCTCATCCGAATCATTTTTCCCTGGAATTAATAGTGTTGTTATCTCTACCCAGATTCCTTTTTCATGCGCGTATTTGACACATTCCAATACCGGTTTGAGTCTGGCACCGCAAATTTCTTTGTAAAATTCTTCTGTAAAGCCTTTAA includes:
- a CDS encoding dihydrolipoyl dehydrogenase family protein yields the protein MKIHYDLIVIGAGPAGTPAAMTAAQFGAKVLLVDKRDAPGGECLFEGCIPSKVLENAANNYWRVISSKKFHIQNTNTAQIHWEAVIQDKDEILKKRSQGAMQVIKKLPTLDFKQGTAKFTDAHTLNIDGEFFSFDKALIATGGKTTIPPLKGNGVDKIWTNKDVFFEKELPKELLFIGAGAISCELTQMFNKLGVKCHILERSERILRHLPSEAALTVQNKMIENGVTVDLHVDLQKIDYENDKFIVTFMQEGKERILECKHVLMATGRGANVDGLELENANVEYNKGGVVVNKQLQSSQAHIYACGDCVPGPKFAHTATYEAGIVVHNMFAPSSHFVNYDKNSWVLFSDPQIGIAGINEQQAHERGLDVDIATYDYSQDARSQIDKSTEGFVKFIIDKKSKVIIGIEIVSEDAASLLGEAALIVANEMNSMDIMKAIHPHPTLTESFGKLAQQIFFKSMMQRNR
- a CDS encoding aldolase, giving the protein MKYNIPADVDKNRVSQYKKNLKEATNGTNHLMLFAGDQKVEHLNNDFYGKDIPLEDNSPEHMFKIASSAKIGVFATQFGLISRYGRDYKNVPYLVKLNSKTNLIPYDKQDPYSQSWISVGDVVNFAKESGLDIKGVGYTLYLGGEHEHSMLSEAAKIVHEAHKNGLLAVLWIYPKGKFVKDEHDGHLIAGAAGVGAALGADFVKLKVPYDKEGKFDSKLLREATMAAGRTGMLCEGGAKIDEKVFLTELYAQIHKGGSRGNGTGRNIHQRPLKEAVKMANAIYAITSENATVKEALKLLK